The following proteins are co-located in the Brachybacterium sacelli genome:
- a CDS encoding GntR family transcriptional regulator, translating to MRASDRAYLCLREEIIDGTLAPGSVLGEVEQSARLGLSRTPLREALSRLVADGLATPSGRGMVVTAVSLAEAAQLFDLRIALEVLAARRCAEKADTAEVTNRFTELADRFTAAAAPLAEGADPTGYYALTQELDAAVDSTSGNDYLADALRGVRVHLARLRRLSRHSPARLADSAREHAAIARAVAAGDPELAAATTVVHLQQALAHLRSDPTTGSKETTA from the coding sequence ATGCGAGCCAGCGACCGGGCCTACCTCTGCCTGCGGGAGGAGATCATCGACGGCACCCTCGCACCTGGCAGCGTCCTCGGCGAGGTGGAGCAGTCGGCCCGACTGGGCCTGTCCCGCACCCCGCTGCGCGAGGCGCTGAGCAGACTGGTCGCCGACGGGCTGGCCACCCCCTCCGGCCGCGGGATGGTGGTCACCGCGGTCTCCCTCGCCGAGGCGGCGCAGCTGTTCGACCTGCGGATCGCCCTGGAAGTTCTGGCTGCCCGACGCTGCGCGGAGAAGGCCGACACCGCCGAGGTGACCAACCGTTTCACCGAGCTCGCCGACCGTTTCACCGCAGCCGCTGCTCCGCTGGCCGAGGGCGCCGATCCCACCGGGTACTACGCGCTGACCCAGGAGCTGGACGCCGCCGTCGACTCGACCAGCGGCAACGACTATCTGGCCGACGCGCTGCGCGGCGTGCGGGTGCACCTGGCCCGCCTCCGTCGGCTCTCGCGCCACTCCCCCGCGCGCCTGGCCGATTCCGCCCGTGAGCACGCCGCGATCGCCCGCGCCGTGGCCGCCGGCGACCCGGAGCTCGCGGCGGCCACGACCGTCGTGCACCTGCAGCAGGCCCTCGCCCATCTGCGCTCCGACCCCACCACCGGCTCGAAGGAGACCACCGCATGA
- a CDS encoding YfcC family protein, with protein MSTPAADAPVTDETAPKDRFPHVYVILVLFALLAAVLSWIVPAGLYERVPGPDGQEVVDPDSFSFVEQSPVSAIELLTAIPRGLVDAGAIVFFVFTIGGMFEVVRRTGLIDVALAAVARLFAGRGVAVIPALMVVFSLIASFIGVPELSLVYIPAILPLILSLGYDRVVAVAVALLGTGAGFAAGFLNPINTGLGQQIAGLEPFSGIGLRIALYLAYLATAVGYIIWYARRVAADPTRSVLHGHADTTVRERDRLDLDAVPQFSTRQKAAGIALLLLAGVLVWGIITQGWFFPEFAGMFILIAIVVGLVAGMRTSDMAEAFDQGLRDVLAGAIIVGVARGVAIVLEDGNILDTLVFGLGESVGFLPPVLFVVGMFLVQAVFNLIVPSGSGQALVTLPVLAPLSDLLGVTRQSAVLAYQTGDGMTNLIYPTSGYFMAALAVGRVPWNRWVRFYAPLLGLWVLISLGFLMFAQLTGWS; from the coding sequence ATGAGCACCCCCGCAGCCGACGCGCCCGTCACCGACGAGACCGCGCCGAAGGATCGCTTCCCCCACGTCTACGTCATCCTCGTCCTGTTCGCCCTGCTCGCCGCGGTGCTGAGCTGGATCGTCCCGGCAGGTCTGTACGAGCGCGTCCCCGGTCCGGACGGCCAAGAGGTGGTCGATCCCGACAGCTTCTCCTTCGTCGAACAGTCACCTGTGAGCGCGATCGAGCTGCTCACCGCGATCCCGCGCGGGCTCGTCGACGCCGGGGCGATCGTCTTCTTCGTCTTCACCATCGGCGGCATGTTCGAGGTGGTGCGGCGCACCGGCCTGATCGACGTCGCCCTCGCGGCCGTCGCCCGCCTCTTCGCCGGCCGCGGCGTGGCGGTCATTCCCGCGCTGATGGTCGTCTTCTCGCTGATCGCGAGCTTCATCGGGGTGCCCGAGCTCTCGCTCGTGTACATCCCGGCGATCCTGCCGCTGATCCTCAGCCTCGGCTACGACCGGGTGGTCGCGGTCGCCGTCGCGCTGCTCGGCACCGGCGCCGGTTTCGCAGCGGGCTTCCTCAACCCCATCAACACCGGGCTGGGCCAGCAGATCGCCGGTCTCGAGCCGTTCTCCGGCATCGGCCTGCGCATCGCGCTGTACCTCGCCTATCTCGCCACCGCCGTCGGCTACATCATCTGGTATGCGCGGCGAGTCGCCGCGGATCCGACGCGATCCGTGCTGCACGGCCATGCCGACACCACCGTGCGGGAGCGGGACCGGCTCGATCTCGACGCCGTCCCGCAGTTCTCCACCCGGCAGAAGGCCGCCGGCATCGCCCTGCTCCTGCTCGCGGGCGTGCTGGTGTGGGGCATCATCACCCAGGGATGGTTCTTCCCCGAGTTCGCGGGGATGTTCATCCTGATCGCCATCGTCGTGGGCCTGGTCGCCGGCATGAGAACCAGCGACATGGCCGAGGCCTTCGACCAGGGCCTGCGCGACGTCCTCGCCGGGGCGATCATCGTCGGTGTCGCCCGCGGCGTCGCGATCGTCCTCGAGGACGGCAACATCCTCGACACCCTCGTGTTCGGGCTCGGCGAATCGGTCGGGTTCCTGCCGCCGGTGCTGTTCGTCGTCGGGATGTTCCTCGTGCAGGCGGTCTTCAACCTGATCGTCCCTTCCGGCTCGGGGCAGGCGCTGGTGACCCTCCCGGTGCTCGCGCCGCTGTCCGACCTCCTGGGCGTGACGCGGCAGAGCGCCGTGCTCGCCTACCAGACCGGCGACGGCATGACGAACCTGATCTACCCCACCTCCGGGTACTTCATGGCGGCGCTCGCCGTGGGTCGGGTGCCGTGGAACCGCTGGGTGCGGTTCTACGCGCCGCTGCTGGGCCTCTGGGTGCTGATCTCGCTCGGCTTCCTGATGTTCGCCCAGCTCACCGGGTGGAGCTGA
- a CDS encoding MerR family transcriptional regulator: protein MLSSELADLAGVTVRTLRHYHQIGLLPEPPRTSGDYRQYDVGHLVRVLRITRLTALGVPLSALPEVLDDPTTAETLLEQLDRQAAAEIERLTARRASIGVLRSTGAPPDLPPELSASQAAPGPGVPDHMVRYEREQLILIAHLLGEKGTAGLAALLDVPDDSRAALAALTERFYALDADTSDHEVEALIEEWVEQIRPLLETAKDLSSPDPLATELLDQLGARDLRPVQHRAVRALQQRLAPEQPRAQGLPRP from the coding sequence ATGCTCAGCAGTGAACTCGCCGACCTGGCCGGCGTCACCGTGCGCACGCTGCGCCACTATCACCAGATCGGGCTGCTGCCCGAGCCGCCGCGAACATCCGGGGACTACCGGCAGTACGACGTCGGCCATCTCGTGCGCGTCCTGCGCATCACACGGCTGACGGCTCTGGGCGTCCCCCTGTCCGCTCTCCCCGAGGTGCTGGACGATCCCACGACAGCCGAGACGCTGCTCGAGCAGCTCGATCGCCAGGCCGCGGCCGAGATCGAACGCCTCACCGCCCGCCGAGCCAGCATCGGCGTGCTGCGCAGCACCGGGGCCCCTCCAGACCTGCCGCCGGAGCTCTCCGCCTCGCAGGCGGCACCCGGTCCGGGCGTGCCCGATCACATGGTCAGGTACGAGCGTGAGCAGCTCATCCTGATCGCTCATCTGCTCGGGGAGAAGGGGACAGCAGGTCTGGCCGCCCTGCTCGATGTCCCGGACGACTCCAGAGCGGCCTTGGCCGCGCTGACCGAGCGTTTCTACGCCCTCGATGCGGACACCTCGGACCACGAGGTCGAGGCACTGATCGAGGAATGGGTCGAGCAGATCCGGCCGCTCCTGGAGACCGCAAAGGACTTGTCGTCCCCCGACCCTCTCGCCACCGAGCTGCTCGACCAGCTGGGCGCCCGCGACCTCCGCCCGGTGCAGCACCGCGCAGTGCGCGCCCTCCAGCAACGTCTGGCACCGGAACAGCCCCGCGCACAGGGGCTGCCGCGTCCATAG
- a CDS encoding transglutaminase domain-containing protein, with protein MTNEAQRVEIYETVRNLPYDTAAAHDAASLRERGRGNCVAKADLLAEELSDVGIECRLVSWEYELPVLVAVQHDLSVDSDVHTAVQVLLGGQWLLVDATHDPALAALGLTVGHWDGASATEPAYRAVGSIFPHGHDGLSQELDEALDRIGQQVEAADPDLIARYQHDLNQLFERARSRAMSEGTTPAGR; from the coding sequence GTGACCAATGAAGCTCAGCGTGTCGAGATCTACGAGACCGTGCGCAACTTGCCGTATGACACGGCCGCCGCGCACGACGCAGCCAGCTTGCGCGAGCGGGGGAGAGGGAACTGCGTCGCCAAGGCTGACTTGCTCGCCGAGGAGCTGAGCGATGTCGGCATCGAGTGCCGGCTGGTTTCCTGGGAGTACGAACTGCCCGTCCTGGTGGCAGTGCAGCATGATCTGTCCGTCGATTCCGATGTCCACACGGCCGTCCAGGTGCTTCTCGGGGGCCAATGGCTCCTGGTCGATGCGACCCACGACCCGGCACTCGCGGCCCTCGGCCTCACAGTGGGCCACTGGGACGGAGCATCTGCCACCGAGCCCGCCTACCGGGCCGTCGGCTCCATCTTTCCGCACGGGCACGACGGACTTTCGCAAGAGCTGGATGAGGCGCTGGACCGGATCGGTCAGCAGGTCGAAGCGGCTGATCCGGATCTGATCGCCCGGTATCAGCATGATCTGAACCAGCTGTTCGAACGGGCCCGGTCACGGGCGATGTCCGAGGGGACGACGCCTGCTGGTCGGTGA
- a CDS encoding bifunctional 2-methylcitrate synthase/citrate synthase, whose translation MSETSEIRKGLNGVVADVTAISKVNPETNSLLYRGYPVPELAASQSFEAVAHLLWTGELPTEEELEATVRHERSHRALAPEVRTAMDALPPDCHPMDSVRTAVSVLGALDPAAEDSSPEAELEKARRLFAQLPAVVAYEQRRRRAGGPTEPIPPREDLDYARNVLWMTFGEEAADEVVEAFRVSMVLYAEHSFNASTFTARVITSTLADLHSAVTGAIGALKGALHGGANEAVMHTFEEIGIRPEETEAEAKDRAKAWMEDALAQKKKVMGFGHRVYKHGDSRVPTMKNAMDAMIAYADRGEILGLYHGLEQAMDEAKGIKPNLDYPAGPTYHLMGFDTEMFTPLFIAARVTGWTAHIREQRADNALIRPLSQYDGHDERTVPTD comes from the coding sequence ATGAGCGAGACCAGCGAGATCCGCAAGGGTCTGAACGGTGTCGTCGCCGACGTCACCGCCATCTCCAAGGTCAACCCGGAGACCAACTCCCTGCTCTACCGCGGTTATCCGGTCCCGGAGCTGGCCGCTTCCCAGTCGTTCGAGGCGGTGGCGCACCTGCTGTGGACCGGGGAGCTGCCCACCGAGGAGGAGCTGGAGGCGACCGTCCGCCACGAACGCTCCCATCGCGCGCTGGCCCCCGAGGTGAGGACGGCGATGGATGCGCTGCCGCCCGACTGCCACCCGATGGACTCGGTGCGCACCGCCGTCTCCGTGCTCGGCGCACTGGATCCCGCCGCCGAGGACTCCTCCCCGGAGGCGGAGCTGGAGAAGGCCCGGCGCCTGTTCGCGCAGCTGCCGGCCGTGGTCGCCTACGAGCAGCGCCGCCGCCGGGCCGGCGGCCCCACCGAGCCGATCCCGCCGCGGGAGGACCTCGACTACGCGCGGAACGTCCTGTGGATGACCTTCGGCGAGGAGGCGGCCGACGAGGTGGTCGAGGCCTTCCGTGTCTCGATGGTGCTGTACGCCGAGCACTCCTTCAACGCCTCCACCTTCACCGCCCGCGTGATCACCTCGACCCTCGCGGACCTGCACTCGGCCGTGACCGGTGCGATCGGAGCGCTCAAGGGCGCCCTGCACGGCGGGGCGAACGAGGCCGTGATGCACACCTTCGAGGAGATCGGGATCCGTCCCGAGGAGACCGAGGCCGAGGCGAAGGACCGGGCGAAGGCCTGGATGGAGGACGCCCTGGCGCAGAAGAAGAAGGTCATGGGCTTCGGTCACCGCGTCTACAAGCACGGCGATTCCCGCGTGCCCACCATGAAGAATGCGATGGACGCGATGATCGCGTACGCGGACCGCGGCGAGATCCTCGGTCTGTATCACGGCCTGGAGCAGGCGATGGACGAGGCCAAGGGGATCAAGCCGAACCTGGACTACCCGGCCGGGCCCACCTACCACCTGATGGGCTTCGACACCGAGATGTTCACCCCGCTGTTCATCGCTGCCCGCGTGACCGGTTGGACTGCGCACATCAGGGAGCAGCGCGCCGACAACGCGCTGATCCGTCCGCTGTCGCAGTACGACGGGCACGACGAGCGGACGGTGCCCACGGACTGA
- a CDS encoding FadR/GntR family transcriptional regulator, producing MTRSSTHELVIEAIEDQIMTGALVVGDLLPPERELATRLHVSRAGVREAIRVLEGHGVLRSDVGSGRGAGTFVAALPSAALARFLRLHVALSNFRIQEVVEARVILERASASLAAERADRDAVAELEHLVAVMDDPGVSREAFNDADTAFHVAIAEAGGNTLFSDMTGAIRASLRAPILEAFTKVTDWETMATMLRAQHHGILAAISAGQVERAGELTAEHIRDASAALPDLPGA from the coding sequence GTGACCCGCAGCAGCACGCACGAGCTGGTCATCGAGGCGATCGAGGACCAGATCATGACCGGAGCCCTCGTCGTCGGCGACCTCCTGCCCCCGGAGCGCGAGCTCGCCACCCGGCTGCACGTCAGCCGTGCCGGGGTGCGTGAGGCCATCCGGGTCCTCGAGGGCCACGGGGTGCTGCGCTCCGACGTCGGCTCCGGGCGGGGAGCCGGCACCTTCGTCGCCGCACTGCCGAGCGCCGCCCTGGCGAGGTTCCTCCGCCTCCACGTGGCCCTGTCGAACTTCCGGATCCAGGAGGTGGTCGAGGCGCGCGTGATCCTGGAGCGCGCGAGCGCCTCCCTCGCGGCCGAACGCGCCGACCGCGACGCCGTGGCCGAGCTGGAGCACCTGGTGGCGGTCATGGACGACCCGGGTGTGAGCCGCGAAGCGTTCAACGACGCCGACACCGCCTTCCACGTCGCGATCGCCGAGGCGGGCGGCAACACCCTGTTCTCCGACATGACCGGGGCGATCCGCGCGTCCCTGCGCGCGCCCATCCTGGAGGCCTTCACCAAGGTCACGGACTGGGAGACGATGGCGACGATGCTGCGCGCGCAGCATCACGGGATCCTGGCGGCGATCTCCGCCGGGCAGGTCGAGCGGGCCGGGGAGCTCACCGCCGAGCACATCCGGGATGCCTCCGCCGCGCTCCCGGACCTGCCGGGCGCGTAG
- a CDS encoding MmgE/PrpD family protein, producing the protein MRDHDIRVHRSEEHLPRTDQLAWAMAEVATDPVEVGPEVQEMIINRIIDNASVAIASLNRGPIVSARAQALSHPVSTGGLGASIYGITEKSSPEWAAWANGVAVRELDFHDTFLAAEYSHPGDNIPPLLAVAEHTGRSGHDLIRAVATGYELQVDLVRAISLHAHKIDHVAHLGPSAAAGIGTLLGLDTETVFQAIGQALHTTTATRQSRKGEISTWKAHAPAFAGKMAVEAADRAMRGQTSPVPIYEGEDGVIAWLLDGPEARYTVSLPGPGEAKRAILETYTKEHSAEYQAQAWIDLARKLHREHPEAADPAQVASILIRTSHHTHYVIGSGANDPQKYDPTASRETLDHSIPYIFTVALQDGTWHHVDSYAPERAGRPDTVALWRKVTTEEDPEWTRRYHSLDLREKAFGGAVTITLADGTVIEDEIAVADAHPQGARPFARAQYVDKFRSLATGEVEESEIERFLETAANLPDLPAGELGRLNIRAATGVVDLTAGPKGLL; encoded by the coding sequence ATGAGAGACCACGACATCCGCGTCCACCGCTCCGAGGAGCACCTCCCCCGCACCGACCAGCTCGCCTGGGCGATGGCCGAAGTCGCCACCGACCCCGTCGAGGTCGGGCCCGAGGTCCAGGAGATGATCATCAACCGGATCATCGACAACGCCTCCGTCGCGATCGCGTCCCTGAACCGGGGCCCGATCGTCTCCGCCCGCGCCCAGGCGCTCAGCCATCCCGTCTCCACCGGTGGCCTCGGCGCGAGCATCTACGGGATCACGGAGAAGAGCTCGCCGGAGTGGGCGGCCTGGGCCAACGGGGTCGCCGTGCGCGAGCTGGACTTCCACGACACCTTCCTCGCCGCCGAGTACTCCCACCCCGGCGACAACATCCCGCCCCTGCTCGCCGTCGCCGAGCACACCGGCCGTTCCGGGCACGACCTGATCCGCGCCGTCGCCACCGGCTACGAGCTGCAGGTCGACCTGGTACGCGCGATCTCCCTGCACGCCCACAAGATCGACCATGTCGCCCATCTGGGCCCCTCGGCCGCCGCCGGGATCGGAACCCTCCTGGGGCTGGACACCGAGACGGTGTTCCAGGCGATCGGGCAGGCCCTGCACACCACCACCGCCACCCGCCAGTCCCGCAAGGGCGAGATCTCCACCTGGAAGGCCCACGCCCCCGCCTTCGCCGGGAAGATGGCCGTCGAGGCCGCCGACCGGGCGATGCGCGGGCAGACCTCCCCGGTGCCGATCTACGAGGGCGAGGACGGCGTGATCGCCTGGCTGCTGGACGGACCCGAGGCCCGTTACACGGTGTCGCTGCCCGGGCCGGGGGAGGCCAAGCGGGCCATCCTGGAGACCTACACCAAGGAGCACTCCGCCGAGTACCAGGCCCAGGCCTGGATCGACCTGGCCCGCAAGCTGCACCGAGAGCATCCCGAGGCCGCCGACCCCGCGCAGGTCGCCTCGATCCTGATCCGCACCTCGCACCACACCCACTACGTGATCGGCTCCGGGGCGAACGATCCCCAGAAGTACGACCCCACCGCTTCCCGCGAGACGCTCGACCACTCGATCCCCTATATCTTCACCGTCGCACTGCAGGACGGGACCTGGCACCACGTCGACTCCTACGCCCCCGAGCGCGCCGGCCGCCCCGACACCGTGGCGCTGTGGCGCAAGGTCACCACCGAGGAGGACCCGGAGTGGACCCGCCGCTACCACTCGCTGGATCTGCGCGAGAAGGCCTTCGGCGGCGCCGTGACGATCACCCTGGCCGACGGCACCGTGATCGAGGACGAGATCGCCGTGGCCGATGCCCACCCCCAGGGCGCCCGGCCCTTCGCCCGCGCCCAGTACGTCGACAAGTTCCGCTCCCTGGCCACCGGAGAGGTGGAGGAATCCGAGATAGAGCGCTTCCTGGAGACCGCGGCGAATCTGCCGGACCTGCCCGCCGGGGAGCTGGGCCGCCTGAACATCCGCGCCGCGACCGGCGTCGTCGACCTGACCGCCGGCCCGAAGGGACTGCTGTGA
- a CDS encoding GNAT family N-acetyltransferase, which translates to MHTLELAGRRVTIARAAVDDLPEIIALLADDVLGRDRESGRMEPYESAFARIDRDDSQSLIVARDGEGRAVATMQLTLIPSLSRGGATRLQIEAVRVDASMRGEGLGAALFAWAHDWGREHGAALAQLTTDTSRADAHRFYERLGYRASHVGFKLPL; encoded by the coding sequence ATGCACACCCTGGAGCTCGCCGGACGGCGCGTCACGATCGCCCGCGCCGCCGTGGACGACCTGCCGGAGATCATCGCCCTCCTCGCCGACGACGTCCTGGGGCGCGATCGGGAGAGCGGACGGATGGAGCCCTACGAGAGCGCCTTCGCGCGGATCGACCGTGACGACAGCCAATCCCTGATCGTCGCTCGGGACGGTGAGGGGCGCGCCGTCGCCACGATGCAGCTCACGCTGATCCCTTCTCTCTCGCGCGGCGGTGCCACCCGACTCCAGATCGAGGCCGTGCGGGTCGACGCCTCGATGCGCGGTGAGGGACTGGGTGCCGCCCTGTTCGCCTGGGCGCACGACTGGGGCCGGGAGCACGGAGCGGCCCTCGCGCAATTGACCACCGACACGTCGCGCGCTGATGCGCACCGCTTCTACGAACGGCTCGGCTATCGCGCGAGCCACGTGGGGTTCAAGCTCCCGCTGTGA
- the prpB gene encoding methylisocitrate lyase: MLYSTKTPAQKRRALRTLLTPGAAQPFPGAFTPLSVTLIEEKGFPGVYISGAVLANELGLPDVGLTSLTEVAARGGQIARSTDLPCLIDADTGFGEAMNVARTVQELEDAGLAGCHIEDQINPKRCGHLDGKTMVDLDTATQRIRAAADARRDPDFLVMARTDLRATSGLDAAIDRMKALVDAGADAVFPEALADLTEFEQVCAALDVPVLANMTEFGKSELFTRAQLAEAGVAMVIYPVTLLRTAMGAAERMLETILSEGTQAPRVDEMLTRARLYELVDYEGYNRFDASVFDVEVPTAHHTHTGSDPRRDT; encoded by the coding sequence ATGCTGTACTCCACGAAGACCCCCGCCCAGAAGCGCCGCGCCCTCCGCACGCTGCTCACGCCCGGGGCCGCCCAGCCGTTCCCGGGCGCCTTCACCCCGCTGTCGGTCACCCTCATCGAGGAGAAGGGCTTCCCCGGGGTGTACATCTCCGGGGCGGTGCTCGCCAATGAGCTGGGCCTGCCCGACGTCGGCCTGACCAGCCTCACCGAGGTCGCGGCCCGCGGCGGCCAGATCGCCCGCTCCACCGATCTTCCCTGCCTGATCGACGCCGACACCGGGTTCGGCGAGGCGATGAACGTCGCCCGCACCGTCCAGGAGCTCGAGGACGCAGGCCTGGCCGGCTGCCACATCGAGGACCAGATCAATCCCAAGCGCTGCGGCCACCTCGACGGCAAGACCATGGTGGATCTGGATACCGCCACGCAGCGCATCCGGGCCGCTGCCGACGCCCGCCGCGATCCGGACTTCCTGGTGATGGCCCGCACGGACCTGCGCGCCACCTCGGGGCTGGACGCCGCGATCGACCGGATGAAGGCCCTGGTCGATGCCGGCGCCGATGCGGTCTTCCCCGAAGCGCTCGCGGACCTCACCGAGTTCGAGCAGGTCTGCGCGGCCCTGGACGTGCCGGTGCTGGCGAACATGACCGAGTTCGGCAAGTCCGAGCTCTTCACCCGCGCCCAGCTGGCCGAGGCCGGGGTCGCGATGGTGATCTACCCGGTCACGCTGCTGCGCACGGCGATGGGCGCGGCCGAGCGAATGCTGGAGACGATCCTTTCGGAGGGTACCCAGGCCCCGCGGGTGGATGAGATGCTCACACGCGCCCGGCTCTACGAGCTGGTGGACTACGAGGGCTACAACCGCTTCGATGCCTCGGTCTTCGATGTCGAGGTCCCCACCGCCCACCACACCCACACCGGCTCCGATCCCAGGAGGGACACATGA
- a CDS encoding spermidine synthase yields MSSTDLPPASRRSAQLSVSDQPAWIVKDEVDGGWVLQIGGVEQSHVDLADPTHIVHEYLRRMANVLDAAWPTRRPLRIAHLGAGALTLARYVQVTRPASQQVVIEIERELPTLVTSALPMPAGTELEIVIGDAREQLAAMGARRFEAIVVDVFSGESSPAHLATQDFYREALGQLEADGMLLVNVGDDAGQRFLARQVRELEDAAAEECLSGVWTLTHASLLTRPADGNMVLLAGGALSSPDIDEWRRAWMQAGPHPAAVLDPAETLEAFREIGGGRPR; encoded by the coding sequence ATGTCCTCCACCGACCTCCCTCCTGCCTCGCGTCGCAGCGCGCAGCTGAGCGTCTCCGACCAGCCCGCGTGGATCGTCAAGGACGAGGTCGACGGCGGGTGGGTGCTGCAGATCGGTGGGGTCGAGCAGTCGCACGTGGACCTCGCCGACCCCACGCACATCGTCCACGAGTACCTGCGACGGATGGCGAACGTGCTGGATGCTGCATGGCCGACCCGTCGGCCGCTGCGTATCGCGCACCTGGGCGCGGGGGCGCTCACGCTGGCGCGGTACGTGCAGGTCACCCGACCCGCCTCGCAGCAGGTGGTGATCGAGATCGAGCGGGAGCTGCCCACGCTGGTGACCTCGGCGCTGCCGATGCCGGCCGGGACCGAGCTGGAGATCGTGATCGGGGATGCCCGGGAGCAGCTGGCGGCGATGGGAGCGCGTCGTTTCGAGGCGATCGTGGTGGACGTGTTCTCCGGCGAGTCCTCGCCCGCGCACCTCGCGACCCAGGACTTCTATCGCGAGGCGCTCGGCCAGCTGGAAGCCGACGGGATGCTGCTGGTCAACGTCGGTGACGACGCCGGGCAGCGATTCCTGGCCCGGCAGGTGCGCGAGCTCGAGGACGCTGCGGCCGAGGAGTGCCTGTCGGGGGTGTGGACGCTGACGCACGCCTCGCTGCTGACGCGGCCGGCCGACGGGAACATGGTGCTGCTGGCCGGCGGCGCGCTCTCCTCCCCCGACATCGACGAGTGGCGCCGGGCCTGGATGCAGGCGGGGCCGCATCCGGCCGCGGTGCTGGATCCGGCGGAGACGCTCGAGGCGTTCCGGGAGATCGGCGGGGGCCGCCCGCGGTGA
- a CDS encoding MmcQ/YjbR family DNA-binding protein: MDGIALQDIARTRAEELPAAEISQPFGPEYDVAKVVGRMFLLLTEVRGVPVVVLKAEPRDSEALRQNHPDITPGYHMNKRHWITLEPGGGLDAEFVRELVTDSYLLVVDGLPRAKRPVDPDAFLASGSGPG; the protein is encoded by the coding sequence ATGGACGGCATCGCACTGCAGGACATCGCCCGCACGCGCGCCGAGGAGCTGCCTGCCGCCGAGATCAGCCAACCCTTCGGGCCGGAGTACGACGTGGCGAAGGTGGTCGGCCGGATGTTCCTGCTGCTCACCGAGGTGCGAGGAGTCCCGGTGGTGGTGCTGAAAGCGGAACCGCGAGACTCCGAGGCGCTGCGCCAGAACCATCCGGACATCACTCCCGGCTATCACATGAACAAGCGCCACTGGATCACCCTCGAACCTGGCGGAGGCCTCGACGCGGAGTTCGTGCGGGAGCTCGTCACCGACTCATACCTGCTCGTCGTCGACGGCCTGCCCCGTGCGAAGCGACCCGTGGATCCGGACGCCTTCCTCGCCTCGGGTAGCGGCCCCGGATGA
- a CDS encoding class I SAM-dependent methyltransferase — MIHAAPLSDRLRREVAARVGPDGHVLVLDRSEVGIRRTRATCDDEIAAGMLSTLCAPVEDFELDASTASFDLAFACRVGALDGRHPHLRARALANIARALVPGGSLYLDTGSPLRAITLG, encoded by the coding sequence GTGATCCACGCGGCGCCGCTCTCCGACCGGCTCCGTCGGGAAGTCGCCGCCCGGGTCGGCCCGGACGGTCACGTGCTGGTGCTGGATCGTTCCGAGGTCGGGATCCGGCGGACTCGAGCCACCTGCGACGACGAGATCGCCGCCGGGATGCTCTCCACCTTGTGCGCTCCCGTCGAGGATTTCGAGCTCGACGCGTCCACTGCATCATTCGATCTCGCCTTCGCCTGTCGGGTCGGCGCGCTCGACGGTCGCCATCCGCATCTGCGTGCCCGTGCTCTCGCGAACATCGCACGTGCCCTCGTCCCAGGTGGCAGCTTGTATCTCGACACCGGGTCTCCGCTGAGGGCGATCACGCTCGGCTGA
- a CDS encoding GrpB family protein: MGRKQSNPAELHVYDPEWPRQAQRRLDVVRERLADIPGAADARYDHIGSTAVPGLAAKPNLDLQIRILPLPADDALSERLGDLGYVRARGARPDSPGVYRDIPRGSEVVDDAVWEKSIFVHRPDRVIVHVRRSDSPWGRYAVWFRDWLRAHPGQRDRYEATKRRLSEENAGKDDYDVYTRAKTEFFDEVQAEFERWAHRTRDAEG; the protein is encoded by the coding sequence ATGGGACGGAAGCAGTCGAATCCAGCCGAATTGCACGTATACGACCCCGAGTGGCCACGCCAGGCTCAACGTCGTCTCGACGTAGTACGCGAACGACTGGCAGACATTCCGGGCGCCGCCGACGCGCGCTACGACCACATCGGTTCCACCGCCGTGCCTGGACTTGCAGCCAAGCCGAACCTTGATCTCCAGATCCGCATCCTTCCATTGCCCGCGGACGACGCCTTGTCCGAACGTCTCGGAGACCTGGGATACGTGCGGGCTCGAGGGGCGCGCCCGGACTCCCCGGGCGTCTACCGCGACATCCCGCGCGGATCGGAGGTCGTAGACGATGCTGTCTGGGAGAAATCGATCTTCGTGCACCGGCCCGACCGAGTCATCGTGCACGTGCGGCGCTCTGATTCTCCCTGGGGGCGATACGCCGTCTGGTTCCGGGACTGGCTACGGGCACATCCCGGCCAGCGCGACAGGTACGAAGCGACGAAGAGACGTCTCAGCGAAGAGAATGCCGGCAAAGACGACTACGACGTTTACACCCGTGCGAAGACTGAGTTCTTCGACGAGGTCCAAGCAGAGTTCGAGCGTTGGGCACACCGTACTCGGGACGCCGAGGGATGA